The following are encoded in a window of Castanea sativa cultivar Marrone di Chiusa Pesio chromosome 5, ASM4071231v1 genomic DNA:
- the LOC142637096 gene encoding uncharacterized protein LOC142637096, translated as MLVKAVSALIVARTWKVFQIFPESLRTILNQREVQAMVIISLSFQSILMVMGYRRRYTSNYRLNMVLWVAYLSADWFATVALSIISNNLGEKPIDPELIMTAFWAPFFLLHLGGLDTITAYSLEDNTLWRRHALSLVSQVTVGGYIFLRAWNNTQLNYIAAPLFIPGLIKIGERIWVLRSASSENFKASMLSKPDPGPNYARYMEEYLSKKEEGFKVQSCPSIEATVVADVSFVAPKNVMIPGAASLQDAYILFRSFRPLFADLILGIQDIKNSQSFFHEVNSSEAFEVIEVELGFMYDVLYTKAFKVYSKTGVILRLLSFSSTMSVLLAFLIIDKDDYSRDDILITYILLVGAIVLEIYTVLVLVTSDWTLLWLSERKNAAVDILYRAISSVRMYGIKRWSNTMGQYNLIRYCLHQKPAKCSVVQRFLFNHDFLEKIRFQQSAEVSKDLKKLIFDQLVKKSKNTSYEACKELCESRGKQVLINAKCYDCTEKDKRRTHEENPEIESEPLTKDAKCIYEISKDDIKTVEESIEAEFDQSILLWHIATTLCHYSDYCPNSEVSKLISEYMLYLLVMRPVMLPNGIEQIRFQDTCAEATDFLKQRKISDVNQACRKLLDVSTAIPPSEVKGDRSKSVLFDGCKLAKSLQCLETEKKWEFISHVWVEMLCYAATKCRWNRHAQQLCRGGELLTHVWLLMAHLGITEQFQISKGHARVKLIVH; from the exons ATGTTAGTTAAGG CGGTGAGCGCATTGATCGTCGCAAGGACGTGGAAGGTGTTCCAAATTTTCCCAGAaagtttgagaacaattttgaACCAACGGGAGGTACAAGCTATGGTGATAATTAGCCTTAGCTTTCAAAGCATCCTCATGGTGATGGGCTATAGGAGAAGGTATACTTCAAACTACAGGCTCAACATGGTTCTGTGGGTTGCCTACCTGTCAGCAGACTGGTTTGCAACAGTGGCGCTGAGTATTATTTCAAACAATTTAGGAGAGAAGCCAATTGATCCAGAGCTCATCATGACAGCATTCTGGGCTCCATTTTTTCTGTTGCACCTTGGTGGTCTAGACACCATTACAGCCTACTCCTTGGAAGACAATACGTTGTGGCGGAGGCACGCTCTATCATTAGTGAGCCAGGTTACAGTGGGTGGCTATATCTTCCTCAGAGCCTGGAACAATACACAATTGAATTATATAGCAGCTCCCTTGTTTATTCCAGGGTTAATCAAGATTGGTGAGAGAATATGGGTTCTGAGGTCTGCGAGCAGTGAAAACTTTAAAGCATCCATGCTCAGTAAACCTGATCCAGGCCCCAATTATGCCAGATACATGGAAGAATACCTCTCAAAGAAAGAGGAGGGGTTCAAAGTTCAATCATGCCCAAGCATTGAAGCTACGGTTGTAGCAGATGTTTCCTTCGTAGCCCCAAAAAATGTGATGATTCCAGGTGCAGCCTCTCTACAAGATGCCTATATTTTATTCAGGAGTTTTAGGCCGCTATTTGCAGATCTTATCCTTGGTATTCAAGATATAAAGAACAGCCAATCATTTTTTCATGAAGTGAATTCTTCTGAAGCTTTCGAAGTGATTGAGGTCGAGCTGGGATTCATGTACGACGTGTTGTATACAAAGGCTTTCAAGGTTTATTCTAAAACGGGCGTTATTCTCCGTCTCCTCAGTTTCTCATCTACCATGTCTGTGCTTTTGGCTTTCTTGATCATTGACAAGGATGACTACTCAAGAGACGACATACTCATCACTTACATATTGCTGGTTGGAGCCATCGTGCTAGAGATATATACAGTGTTGGTGCTAGTTACCTCAGATTGGACACTGCTCTGGCTGAGTGAGCGCAAGAATGCTGCGGTGGATATCTTGTATAGAGCCATTTCATCAGTCCGAATGTACGGGATCAAGAGGTGGTCAAATACCATGGGACAATACAACCTAATAAGATATTGCCTTCATCAGAAGCCAGCCAAGTGCAGTGTCGTCCAACGGTTCTTATTCAATCATGACTTTTTGGAGAAGATTCGATTCCAACAATCAGCGGAGGTTTCTAAGgatttgaagaaattgatatttgatcagcttgtaaaaaaatcaaagaatacCTCATATGAAGCTTGCAAGGAATTATGTGAGAGTAGGGGTAAACAGGTTCTTATAAATGCAAAATGCTATGATTGCACGGAAAAAGACAAGCGCAGAACACATGAGGAGAATCCCGAGATAGAATCTGAGCCACTTACTAAAGATGCAAAATGCATCTATGAGATCAGCAAAGATGATATAAAAACAGTGGAAGAGAGCATTGAGGCAGAATTTGACCAAAGCATTCTTCTCTGGCATATTGCAACAACCCTATGTCATTATTCTGATTATTGTCCAAATAGCGAAGTCAGCAAGTTGATATCAGAGTATATGTTATATCTTCTAGTCATGCGTCCTGTCATGCTGCCCAATGGGATTGAACAAATCAGATTCCAAGACACGTGTGCTGAGGCCACTGATTTtctgaaacaaagaaaaatatctgATGTGAACCAAGCTTGTAGAAAGTTACTTGATGTGAGCACTGCTATTCCTCCATCTGAAGTGAAAGGAGACAGAAGCAAGTCAGTGCTATTCGATGGCTGTAAACTTGCTAAATCATTACAATGCTTGGAGACTGAAAAGAAGTGGGAGTTTATAAGTCATGTATGGGTGGAAATGCTCTGTTATGCTGCAACTAAATGTCGATGGAACCGTCATGCTCAGCAACTCTGTCGAGGAGGAGAGCTACTCACTCATGTCTGGCTTCTGATGGCGCATCTTGGTATAACTGAacagtttcaaatttcaaagggTCATGCAAGGGTTAAGTTGATTGTGCATTGA